The Haemorhous mexicanus isolate bHaeMex1 chromosome 6, bHaeMex1.pri, whole genome shotgun sequence genome includes the window AGAAGAACTCCGGTGAAATCCACCAGAACAAATGGAAGCGACAATCTCATACTTCGTTTTCTAAGCAATGCAGCTatcctttaattaaaaaaggaaaaaaaaaaacaaaaaacaaaaaacaaaaaaaccccaaacaacaacaacaaaaaagaccaaaaaagaAACCCGAAAAACCCcgcaaacacaaacccaaaccccaaaaaataaagccccctttcctctccaaaaaccccacaaaccaaCCCACCTCGTGAATAAAGTAAAACTTTATCCTTTACTCCTTACACTTTAAGGAGCCCCTGTATTGATGAAGCGCTACTCAGAATGATGTGGGGAGTTCTCATTGAATCAATTCAATAAGTTATGCACGATCACTAAAACCTGCCACTTGCTAAAGAAGCACAACCtacaaagtaatttaaaattactcCGAAAGTCCCTCTGTGTTTAGTGAATTGAAATACTTTTGAGAAAAAGTTGTCATCTCATGCAGATATAGTTGTGAGCATGAGATATGGAGCCAGCCAGTCAAAACAGTCTTAAGTATCTtggtaaatatttttagaatataCATTTCATCCTTTTTCCGTTTCTATTCGCCAGCTCAGgacagtagattttttttccgTCTTTCGGAAGTAATGCATTCGGCCATTTGTAAATGTTTTTACTTCTCAATCTGTgtcatggtaaaaaaaaattaccgATTTCCCTCTTCGCCCTCCCTCTAACAAAAGCCTTTACATCGAAGATTAAATGTCATATTTTACGTTTTCATTTATATGTTTCCcaataatttttctgtgtcGTAAGTTGTTTTAAGCTTCAAAAcgaatttcagtttctttttacaACAATACATCTTATACACCGTCTTATTTATAACGCTGACCAGAAGCCTTTGAGAGAAAGACATAGGATATAGAAAACTTTGACCTTACCTGCTCCCTAATGTGCTTGCAGccagaaaaaaaggggggggggtggaagaaaagtaatttcataTTATTCACCATTTTGCCAGGGACAGTCGTCTCTCTGCCTCATAGGAGCAGCCGCACTGGGTCAGATGTCTGTACTCATTTGACACATATAAACAGTATTATCATTAACTTAGAGTTTTGAGGGGCTTTTTCTCCCCTGATGCGGATCATGAAAGGAACAGTGGgtcagacagagaaaaaaattctcagctTTGCTCCCGAGACGGCTATGAATGGACTTAAATTCTTCAGAAGTCACTCAGTCTTTAACTCTAGATCCCCTTTGTAAAGGCTGAAGGCAGCGGTCACGAAAAGTTGAACAGGGGCTGCCGTCCCGGCGAGGCCCCTTTACCTGCGCTGCGCTACAAAACtcctaaaatacttttttttcctcccctcccagccatgGCAACTTCTCTTGGTGTCATCTCAGGGCTGTCTCAGATTACATTGTTTGGGATCTGCACTTTCAACACCCGTCTTAAGGTCCTGAACTGCCTTTTGAACCGAGATGCATGCAATGTACTTTTAGATCAGCTCGTCATCCCTTGCCTCTCCGTAGGTGCAGTGACACCGCGCCGCGCCCGTCCGCTGCTACCGGCACCACAGCAGAGGCCGGGGCaagccccgccgcccccggctCCCCCGAGCCCTTCCTCCCGGGCATCCCTTTTGCTAACAGACTGctgtgaaacaaacaaaaaccccaataacCGGCAGCCCGTTTTGAAATGAAGCAGCCCATATGAAGAAGAGTTTTGCTATTTTTGCTGTCTTGGCCGTAGTCATGATGTGGTTTTGTTAgggtctgggtttttttttgttgttttgttttgttttgtgtttgtgtttcgTTTGGAGTTtagtttgggggtgtttttgttgttgttgcttttgtttttgttttttgggggttttttccccccacagccTGCTGTGCCACTTCATGCACACTTCACGGAACTTAAGAATTAATTCCTGtttacagcaggaaaaaatgccCTCCGTGATTCTCCTACGCTTACTAGCAGTTCCAGGCAGTGGGGGAGTGGGAGGGAATAGCCATTCTTCACTAGATCCTTTTATCTCTCAAAATACGGGGTGCCCATGGTCTGGCGTGGATAAAGCAGTTATATTGGGAAACGTGCATCTCTTCCATCATTTCAGATTTGAATCATGCTGCCCCTCCCCTTTGCCATCCCATTATCCAAGTTCTGCATTGATTACAGGGAGACTGGAAACCAGCATATTGGAAGAAGCAGGAGTTTAGACGGAGGaacacattttaatttcaatttttaaaagctataCAGTAACTAAGTTCTCATAAGTGTTCTCAAGGGAGACTGGAGACTAAACTGTATTTACACCCCTCCCTTCAAATATCTTCATCCTAATCAAGGCATAACTagtttactaaaaaaaaaatattataaaaggCAGTATCATAATGTCATAAAAAACTctataaaaattgttaaagaGCAGTTTGTTTGCATTTCTCCTGATTGATATGTAAATACAGTTTGAACTGTGTTTGCTCGGTCTCTAGTGCTTAATAAAGAGATGAATTCACCTTTCTGTGGAACAAGTAAACAGACTTTAAACTAAGCCGACATCAGACAAAGTGGAAACGAGTTTATTTAATCGAAACTAAATCTAGTTTAAGAAAGATAAGTCAGTGTACATAATAATCCATTACAGTAATTACACCCACCACCAAATATGTGTTTATGAGGTTGTCGAGACAcaataaaattactttatttccCCCGAAGTCTATAATGAAAAGTCACTGACTGGATTTGTATCGAACATGCTAACTCCAATATTCGGGGGCGGGGGTTGTAATATTTCTCGGCTGTACTAACGCCCTTTCCGTGCTCCTCACTTTTGAACGTTCCTAGGTTTCAAAGAACGCACATTAATTACATATGAAGGGGAAATGTCGACTTAACCGGGGCCCTTTCCCCTCGGTTTTGCGCATAAACTCCTGGAGAAACTAACcctaattttgaaaaaatcCTTAAAGTCAACCCTGCTCTCACTTCCTCCGCGGAAGTTGGCAGCTCTGCGCCACGGACCAGGAATCCCCAGCACTTTCTTCTTTAAGCAGAAATAACAGCACTAAGTTCCAGACACTCTGCCGCCCCCCACCCATCCACCCCCCCGCCATGCTTAACACCATGCTATAGATCTGAATTGAATATTCTGCGcagaagaagaacaaaaaaaaaaaaaaaaaaaaaaaaaaaaaaaccaaaaaacccccccaaaaaaactaAATAATCTTTGGGTTAGTTAAGAATGTCTCTGTATAAATCAGGACCTAACCTAAAGAATGAAAGGTCTCGAAATTCCTGTTGACACACGTGATGTCCTCCAGTTAGATATAAGAGGGAGGGGGTCAGAAAGAATCcgatactttttttttctttccgtGTACTTCCCTTTTTCTCCATGCAGACTAGCACTTGGTGTCCGACTAACACCGGCTATCTTGTATAAATAAAGAACTGGAGCTTTCAAAAGCTGCTACTTAAATTGGAAGTTGGGTTGTTTCCATCCCAGGCAAcctgttttcttttcacttaaaaaatatGATTATATCGTAACACCTCTGTAATTCCGAGGCGTTTCCATGACTGCGGTAGCCTTCTATGGATTTGGAAATCAAAAAACAAATCCGAGCACCAGATGCAAAGGAAAACACACTACGAGGTCCTTTAGAAGGGGGATCCTTCTTATTTTGCTACACTCACAAAAGGAATATTTGGGACCTGAAAAATAGAGAGTTACTGGGATTTAGAACTCGTCAGATACGAGCTGTTTAGCTTCATATGCTTTCTATATTTACAGAAAAGTTACCGTCTAACCGCCTCGCTTTACCGATATTATTTACGTTCTGTGCCTAAGCCCGGCGCGCACCTATGCGCACCCACCCACGTGTGCGCAAGCACTTTCTCCTCATCTCCTTCTTTACAAACTTCCCAAACGGCTACACAAAATAACCctcaacaaacaaacaagcaaactaACAAACCTCCCCTTAGAAAAACAATGCGACACGAAAAACAGCACCCAAACGGACCAAGCGAAGCCCGTCTGTGTTCCACCGAGCCGCAGCGTGCGCCTGACCTCCGCCTGATAGTGGGGTGGGCTGTGCAGGCGAACCTGCGTGGCCGTGTGCGGGGTGTGGGGCTGGATATGTACAAAATTAAATATACGGAAATGTAGAAAATTAAACACAGCCTGATAAATAAAGTTAATTCAAACTACATGTTGTACACAATAAActatctttttattttgattatAAATAAGGTGACTGTACTTCCCTTAAAATACAAGTACATAGGAAAACCTGGTAgaaattatctttcttttttttttttttttcttacaaggTATTAAAACTGGACACTTTAAATCGGACTCACGTTCTATACTGACAGCAGATTCTTcgctattttatttttttctaatggcGTTAGACTTTTACCTTCTTTCTCCTCCGTGCCTTTGGCATTTGAATTTCTAGTCCCGGAATACTTTACTTTCTCTAGCAAGAAGTCGCTGAGGTGTCCCCCGCCCCCACCCTCATCCCTCAAAAAATAATCGGGCTAATGAATTTGGACTCGGTTCCTTCAGTCTCGAGTTCGTGAATCCCACGCGTTTGCTCGTCCTGTTTGCACGCTGAGGATTGATCCTGTATCCCGTTAACCCTCTGCCGCAGCCCTCCTTTGGGAATAGGGTCTGGGccctgggaggggcaggggcCTTCCGGGCTCTGACAACATCCCGGGCTGTTTCTccaccaagaagaaaaaaaagggggagcggggggggggggggggaaggggaaaaaaaaggagaaagatgtAAGGAAAGGAACGTCGGGAGAGGAAACCAAAGggggaaattaaaaagaatattCGTAATGTGTATAATTTATTAGAAGCTTCTTAGGAACTATATTTAAGCCAAATATCTACATAAGTTACAACAGGAAAAGGCGGCGTGCGCAAATAACAAACTGCCGGAGGATTTACGACGGGGTGATCAGTGTCCATAAAAAAGGTGGGGGTTGGTTTGGTTgattgtattttttccttttctttttacaacAAAATATACAGGCTACTAAAAACTATGGGTTTAGTCCAACTTTTGACAGCATTATACAGCTACAGGTTCACATCAAACgtaaggaggaaaataaaagccaagCCTTTGATGACTCCACGTCTCCATCCGCTGGCCCTGGCGGCGGGCTCGGAGAGACCGGGGAGGGGGAAGCTGCTTCTTGTGTCTGGGTGACGCGAATgcgttttttgggggggaaaaccaccccatcccccaaaatctctgtaTTTACATGCAAGTCCTAGACGCTGGCAAAGTGTACATCTGGTATCCAAGTCTTCAGACCATGCCTAAAGATGGTCCCCTTTCTGCAGACTGCTCCATGGTTATTagtctgaatatttttatacacCCCATAGGACAacttgggggagaaaaaacatAAAGACCCCAAACCATCAACAGTAACAATAAAATTGAACAAAAAAAGTGTCTCTCTCTCTTAGAGGTCCGCAGAGACTGCTCAGTAAAAcgggggaaagggagaagagcattaaaaaagaaggggaaaaaaaaaagaagaaaaaaaagaaaaaaaaagaagaaaaaaagcacacagTAGTTTGGAGAGGACAGAGATTTGTGTAACTGGGAaaatttgttggggttttttttccttttttctttttgcctttttttcccccttttcctttgtttaatCCTTTTACCAGGTCCTACCGTATAGCAAGGTGGAGCAAGACATGGCAGTGCCATAGTCAGAAGTAGAAGAGTTTAGGTGAGACAAACTGGAGActtggctctgcagagaggaagGGCTGGCCGAGTGCTGTCCCATGTCTGGAGACTGCCCCGCACTGTTTGTCTGGTGGCTCTGATGCTGTCCGAGGCTGTTGCCATTGGTAGCCACTGTGATCGTTGTAGCTGCCTGCTGCTGATGGCTCTGGATAGCTGCTGTGGGTGTGTTGGAGCCTGCTTGGCAGGGCTTGCCATCCTTCACAagcactggcactgccacccttcTGGgagactgctgctgctggcaggagccgTTCTCCTGTTGCATCTGCTGCTGCGCAGCCTTGTCTTTGGCCTGGCGTTTCATCTTGTAGCGGTGATTCTGGAACCAGATTTTGACCTGAGTCGGGGTGAGATGTATCATGCTGGCTAAATGTTCCCTCTCCGGGGCGGAGAGGTATTTTTGTTGCTTGAAACGTCTCTCCAGCTCGTAAACCTGGGCCTGCGAAAAAAGGACCCTCCGTTTCCTCCGCGGCGTGCTCTGGAGCGGGGCCATGCTCTTGCTCACGTCTCCCAGGGAGCCGAGGCTGCCCATGCCTCCCATGTTCATGCCCGAGGACGGCGCCATGAAGCGGGAGACTGCAAGGGAGAAGGCGGCACGTTTTAGGCGGCTCGGCttggcccggcccggcccgagTGGGGCCCCGCGCTCCggcagcccccgccgccgcctgcCCCCAGCGGAGCTCCGCAGCCCCCCggcagcccagccccggccGCGGCCTCGGGGCACCCGCGCTTCTAAACAACGGCTCACGTCCCTGGGGAGAGCGGTGGCCCCCTTCtcgcccggcccagccccggtGAATAAGGGCGACCACTCACCCCTCGTCCTGCTTGGGGGCAAAGCCAGGAAAGTACCTAAAGTGACAGCCGCGGCGGTAGCAGCCGCGGACAGCGGCTCCGCCGGCGCCGGCCGAAGAGGACTCTGCCGCTCCCCTGCCGCTTCCCGGGACGCGGCCCCGGCGCCTCCGGCTTCCCCCCTCGCCCACCCGGTGCCGGGCGGGGCGCAGGCGGACGGGCACCGCAGGCTCCCTTTGGGCCCCCGGGCCGCGACGCTCCCGCCCCGCTGGACGGCGAGAGCCAGGCTCCAGCTCCCCGCCACAGCCGGGCTTCCAACCCCCTTGCCCCGCAAAAGCAGCCGCGGTAGGCTGACATGCGACCAGCCGGGGTGGAAAGACCGGATACGATCCTcgggcaggaggaggaatttggggtttgggggacgCGTCTGGGTTTGAGACCGACTTTTGCCCTGTCGCGGACCCCCCGTGCCTTCTGCCCGCGGTGTGTCGGGGCAGTTGCGCGGCAAGCCCCCTTCGGCCACCCAGCCCCGAGCTGACTTACTTGAGGAAAAGCGGGGATCCGGGTTGGTGCCGTACCATCCTGTCGCCGAAGCGCTGTTCCTCATGGTGTCCTGGTAAGGCGGCAGCTCGCTCATGTTGCCCAGGTTCCCATTGCAATAGCCCCCCATCGTAGcatgggagagctgggggacCCCTGCCGCTGTCATATGGTAGGCGGCAGTCACTGTTCCGTTGTGGCCCATGGGGTGCTGCTGCATGGCCGGCTGAGAAACCTGAGACTGTCTGTAGGCTGACAGGGGAGCCCCCAAGTTACTGGCCTCCATGCCCACTTTCTTGTAGCTTTCCTCCAAAGGACTCAAGATGTCAGACACTGAGAAAGGAGTCGTATGCTTTGGGCTCATCGACATGATTCGGcggctggggaaaaaaaaaaaaaaaaaaaggaaggggaggcaaatcttttttttttttttttgccagataTTCTGGTGTTGCCTTAACGCCGATCTTGTTGGATGTACACGTAACCGAGTGGACGAAGTCCGCCTTAATTGGATTGAGTGGAGGCTCAGGGCTGCCTTTCGTTTGTTTTAGCCAGACGCCAGGTTTTAGGCTGCCACCAGAGGCGGGGCATAGGCACTAAAGCAACAAGACAATAGAAGCCTACATCTTGCCCAAGATAATTAGCTTACATGCTGATGACAAGGTAAACACCTTTAAGTCTTACTTGTCAGAATTTTTTTAtgtctttagaaaaaaaaaaaaaaaagagactgagAGGAcgggagagagagggaaaaaagaaagaaagacccCGTGAGcataactctttttttttttttttttttttcctcgggGTGACAATATCGTGGACGGGAAAtggaaggcaaagcaaaaaaaagaccACCATTTGACTGGGtgaaaggatttaaaaacaGCTCCCGGGTGGCAAGGCTGTCAGCCCAGCCTTTGTGAGAGCTGGGGAAACGGGGTGGAATGCCAGTAAGCCAAAGGACAGAATCTGCCTCTTTCCCCACTAAGTTTGGTCCGCAAGGAGCCCCGCCGCCGGGAGGACAACTCTTCGGAGGGCAGACCTTTCTCTCCGGGCCACGGCTCCCCGCGCCCCGCACTCCCCGCACTGGCGTGTCTGATGCCCCGGCCGGCTGGGGCTGAACAAGCGCTTGGGGTTTCGCATCTCGGGAACACTCTCTATGTCCCCTAAGACACTCAGTGCAAGGATCGTTTGTCTCCCTAAACCCACAAATTTCTTTcaggaagggatttttttttttttaatatctcagAGAAGGGTTGAAGACAAAGTTTGCAAAATTAAGCAGTAATTTAATTGCCTGGGACGAGAGACCGATGAAAAATAGGTTAGCGTAAAATGTCGCTTGTTATTCTCAAAGGCAAAGACTCTTACAGTCTCTCGTGGTCCCTCTGAAGCTGAAGCTGCTTTCTAAGGTTATTTATACAGCACGGGAGCTGGATGGAGAAGACCTCTCCGGTCATCTGCTACACGACCTTGCCAATGAATTCCCTGTAGTTTCCAATAAACTGCAATTTCTGGCACTTTCGGATCTGTTCTCGGATCCGGTGTGAAAACAAAAGCGATCCATTCACAGCCACATGCACACGTACAGGCAGCCCGTAGCTAATGTCACTCGGGTCTTTGAAGAAATCTTCCAACGCCTAGTGTCTCCAAAGCTTATATTTCGGGGTGATCCGGGCGGAGGAGAGAAACCTCCCCTGAGTGTTTCACACCCCGGCCTACGGCCCTGGCAACCACAATTTAATTCAGCGATTAcctgaatattaagaaaattaCAGCGAAGGTACAGTTAACCCTGGGACTCTGAAGTGTCAAGTAACTATTTAGTAATTGCACTTGTAAATATGTTTGTGCTCGGCTGGTTCGtgcttaaaaatgcaaaagtgCACTTGCTACCCGGGAATAACTAAATATCTTTGTCTAAAGTGGCAGCATAAATAGCCGGTCGCTTTGTGGCTGTGCTTGATATTAGTACATAAGGATCATTTTGCTTCAATTGGGAGGCTCTCATTCACTAGGCAAGAAACCGTTTAGGAGAAAGTAGGTTCCCGTATGAGAGTTAACATCCTTCAAGTGTAAGCCTCAGTCTTGATTACACTTTAGAGCTCTGCAAGAGGTGAGCTTTTCCACACAAATATAATCGGGGGAACTTTCCTTCAATCAGGCCTCCAGCTCTCTTACATCATCTCAGCTGCTTCTTTCGGCACTAGCTCCCTCAAGGCTGAATACCCCGAAGTGGGCTGGTTGTGACTCTGCTGGGTCACCAAAGGCAAAGAAGGGCGACTTTGAGCTAGAAAGGCGTTTGGGTTTTACCTcttctttttccacttttcttttaaaaccttTCAATCTTATCTATCCAGATCTCTGGAATATTTCTTTACActaaccccccccccccccccgccgcaCCCCCCTCCCTCGccctggtttttcccctttctgcaCGTATTTTTGAGTATGGTCTTTGGTTTTGTTCCCACACAGATAAAGAGACTCGACCTTGCCTTAGTAGTTTGATTACTTGGGGtttgaagttgttttttttcaccCCGAATTACTCATACCCTCCATCCCCATGCCTCTTTCATGAGCCTTTAAAGGAAAGGGGtggatggaaggaaaaaaaattaaatactgcaGGATCCACCAAAACGACGGCTCAGTCGGTTTTAATCAGAGGCGAAAGGCGGCAAGTGACCGCGCAATTtgtggggcaggagcagagactCCGTTCCCATCCCCAAGAGCTCGAGGTGGGGCAGCCGCTaggccccagcagcagctccggcggcgggagcggggagCGGCGCTCGGACACGCGGGCGGGCGAGGCTCCCCGCCGCCCTGCGCCGGCCCCGGAGCGCCGCCCGA containing:
- the NKX2-1 gene encoding homeobox protein Nkx-2.1, whose product is MLHALGSWRSNCACSAEGRRIMSMSPKHTTPFSVSDILSPLEESYKKVGMEASNLGAPLSAYRQSQVSQPAMQQHPMGHNGTVTAAYHMTAAGVPQLSHATMGGYCNGNLGNMSELPPYQDTMRNSASATGWYGTNPDPRFSSISRFMAPSSGMNMGGMGSLGSLGDVSKSMAPLQSTPRRKRRVLFSQAQVYELERRFKQQKYLSAPEREHLASMIHLTPTQVKIWFQNHRYKMKRQAKDKAAQQQMQQENGSCQQQQSPRRVAVPVLVKDGKPCQAGSNTPTAAIQSHQQQAATTITVATNGNSLGQHQSHQTNSAGQSPDMGQHSASPSSLQSQVSSLSHLNSSTSDYGTAMSCSTLLYGRTW